A segment of the Streptomyces sp. ITFR-21 genome:
CGGAGGGCGAGCGCGGGGATGAAGGTGAGGACGAGGAGGAGGGCGGCCAGCGCGGCGATGTCCAGGAGGATGGTCATGAGTCAAGCGTGCTTGCGGTACTTACGCCCGCACAGTGGCAGGACTGTCGTGCTACCGCAACATCCTGCCACGTGACATGCTCGGGGCATGCTGAACAACGTCGCCGCCGTGCTGCTGGACGGCGTCCACCCGTTCGAGCTCGGCGTGGTCTGCGAGGTGTTCGGGCTGGACCGCGGCGACGAGGGCCTGCCGGTCTACGACTTCGCGGTGGTGTCGGCCGAGGGGCCGCGGCTGCGGACGCACGCCGGCTTCGACGTGGTCGCGCCGTACGACCTCGACCGGCTGGACGAGGCGGACCTGATCGCGGTGCCGGCCGGGGACTCCTTCACCGACCGGGAGTTCCCGCCGGAGCTGCTCAAGGCGCTCGTCCGGGCGGTGGACCGCGGCGCGTGGGTGCTCAGCGTGTGTTCCGGGGTCTTCGCGGTGGCGGCGGCCGGGCTGCTGGACGGGCGGCGCTGCGCGGCCCACTGGCGGCACCTGGAGCTGTTGTCCCGGCGGTACCCGCAGGTCCGGGTGGAGCCGGACGTGCTGTACGTGGAGGACGCCGGGGTGATCACCTCGGCCGGTACGGCCGCCGGGATCGACGCGTGCCTGCACCTGGTCCGCCGGGAGCAGGGCACCGCGGTGGCCAACGCCATCGCCCGGCGGATGGTGGTGCCGCCGCACCGGGAGGGCGGGCAGGCGCAGTACGTGGCCCGGCCGCTGCCGCGCGCCACCAGCGACACGGTGACCGGGGTGCTGTCCTGGATGGAGCGGCACCTGGACCGGGAGCTGACCGTCGACGAACTGGCGGCGCGGGCGCACATGTCGCCGCGCACCTTCGCCCGGCGGTTCCAGCAGGAGACCGGGACCACGCCGTACCGCTGGCTGCTCGGCCAGCGGGTGCTGCTGGCCCGGGAGCTGCTGGAGGGCACCGACCACACGGTGGACGCGGTGGCGGTACGCGCCGGGTTCGGCAACGCGGCCACCATGCGGCACCACTTCACCCGCTGGACCGGCACCACCCCGCAGGCGTACCGCCGTACCTTCCGCGACCCGGAGTGCACGCTCAGCGTGTGGACCGGGCCGCGGAAGTCGCGCTACGCGCCCGCCGGCTCCGGCAGGCCGGGGGACACGCCCGGCTCACCGGCGGCGCCGCCGACGGCGGTCTCCTCGGACTCCACCGTGTAGTCCGCGGCCGACGTCTCGTCCACGCCCTCGGGCGCCTTGACCGCCTTCAGCACCAGGGTGAGCACCACCGCGAGCCCGATGTTGAGCACGAAGGCGGTCAGGCCGATGTAGCCCAGCCGGCCCAGCCCGGGGATGTCCGCCGAGCTGCCGCCGAAGTGCCCCTGCGTCGGGCTGGACTGCTGGTACGCCTTCCAGGTCCCGTACGCCATGCCCGCCGCCCAGCCGCCGAGCAGCGCCCAGCGGTGGAACCAGCGGGTGAACAGGCCGCCGACCACGGCCGGTACGGTCTGCAGGATCCAGATCCCGCCCAGCAGCTGGAAGTTGATCGCGACCGTCTTGTCCATCGACAGCACGAACACCAGCGCGCCGACCTT
Coding sequences within it:
- a CDS encoding GlxA family transcriptional regulator, translating into MLNNVAAVLLDGVHPFELGVVCEVFGLDRGDEGLPVYDFAVVSAEGPRLRTHAGFDVVAPYDLDRLDEADLIAVPAGDSFTDREFPPELLKALVRAVDRGAWVLSVCSGVFAVAAAGLLDGRRCAAHWRHLELLSRRYPQVRVEPDVLYVEDAGVITSAGTAAGIDACLHLVRREQGTAVANAIARRMVVPPHREGGQAQYVARPLPRATSDTVTGVLSWMERHLDRELTVDELAARAHMSPRTFARRFQQETGTTPYRWLLGQRVLLARELLEGTDHTVDAVAVRAGFGNAATMRHHFTRWTGTTPQAYRRTFRDPECTLSVWTGPRKSRYAPAGSGRPGDTPGSPAAPPTAVSSDSTV